One window of Nymphaea colorata isolate Beijing-Zhang1983 chromosome 1, ASM883128v2, whole genome shotgun sequence genomic DNA carries:
- the LOC116250732 gene encoding formin-like protein 3 has translation MKNHPKIKQPPRTLFSCGIFGHCTETVLSPTAPPPATTIATVQQPSPAAPAVSVHPRTESPPPSSSSSSSSSATSQSFTQWRFPLPKTPLLLHRPTDYEPLPSPPPPPVPPSMPDTAPPLSPPGPVPDLAELFHLSELQFSSDSETEKIEALRLLERSLVPNPPPATGGGVPCPPTVVQGVVRMVGVAEQARAAVKVLLALCLAEPSRRPAVEAGAVAAVLEALPGLSGAAAERALAALELLCTVAEGVAELRGHALAVPLLLELVGKMTGRGAEYALSVLAAVCAAGPVSETTVAPEGLAQVVALALQGQQCSARARRKGLQLLRSLQEKWGLELAEG, from the coding sequence ATGAAGAACCACCCAAAGATCAAGCAGCCACCCCGCACCCTCTTCTCCTGCGGCATCTTCGGTCATTGCACAGAAACCGTGCTGAGCCCGACCGCTCCACCGCCTGCGACGACGATCGCCACCGTCCAGCAGCCATCTCCGGCCGCTCCGGCAGTTTCCGTGCATCCTCGAACGGAATCTCCACCGCCTTCGTCGTCTTCATCTTCGTCTTCCTCCGCCACCTCCCAGAGCTTCACCCAGTGGCGCTTCCCCCTCCCCAAGACGCCACTCCTCCTCCACCGTCCCACAGACTACGAGCCGCTTCCTTCTCCGCCGCCACCACCAGTGCCGCCATCGATGCCGGACACCGCTCCTCCGCTATCTCCTCCAGGGCCGGTGCCCGACCTGGCGGAGCTGTTCCACCTCTCTGAACTCCAATTCTCCTCCGACTCGGAGACGGAGAAGATCGAGGCCCTCCGCCTCCTGGAACGCTCCCTCGTTCCCAACCCTCCGCCTGCCACCGGAGGCGGAGTCCCCTGTCCGCCCACGGTGGTGCAGGGGGTGGTTCGGATGGTGGGAGTGGCGGAGCAGGCTCGGGCAGCGGTGAAGGTCCTGCTGGCGCTCTGCTTGGCAGAGCCAAGCAGGCGGCCGGCTGTGGAGGCTGGGGCAGTGGCGGCAGTGCTGGAGGCGCTGCCTGGGCTGAGCGGGGCAGCGGCCGAACGGGCGCTGGCAGCGCTGGAGCTGCTCTGCACCGTGGCAGAAGGCGTGGCGGAGCTGAGAGGGCACGCGTTGGCGGTGCCGCTGCTGCTAGAGCTGGTAGGGAAGATGACAGGAAGGGGGGCGGAGTACGCACTCAGCGTGCTGGCGGCAGTGTGCGCGGCGGGTCCGGTGTCGGAGACGACGGTGGCGCCGGAGGGGCTGGCGCAGGTGGTGGCTCTGGCGCTGCAGGGGCAGCAATGCAGCGCGAGGGCGAGGCGGAAGGGGCTGCAGCTGCTCCGGTCCCTGCAGGAGAAGTGGGGCC